One genomic region from Clostridium saccharobutylicum DSM 13864 encodes:
- a CDS encoding phage baseplate assembly protein V, with the protein MEGNQIGEAINYEKVRVNGYNLESIKSLKLETNINEHTVLNLTGILKNEVKDSDIASTTNNKTIEVYYVENESTTLFYGIVTNIEINVKFDVYMLNIEAKSMSYLMDIQLKSKSFQNISMTTHTLIKSIMQNYSDSNYIINIPDEEVEELLVQYEETDWEFLKRIASKYNQGLFPVMEGKKIQFVVAVPEQSKELKSENVNYKIRKDLEHYEYMHQNYLPDASEVDYITYEMESYVVLKLGDNIQFQGQNFYVYHGSYEIKDGTLINNYKLRIKNGLRQKRIFNTKVIGSSIDGKIIQVQSDLVRIHLEIDEVQDQGTAYWFKFSTMSASSDGSGWYCMPEMGDSVKVYFPTKDEDEAFAVSAVSGYEQGVGESEDRMGNPDNKYLRTTHDKQVKLTPDGIFISCDSGQADMSLTSDGTLSITSQNNIDINAEQNIKIEAQKSFLVSAKQGINFACDKGGGLEFDNSGNIKEKGTKVNNN; encoded by the coding sequence GTGGAAGGAAATCAAATTGGTGAAGCGATTAACTATGAGAAAGTCCGAGTTAATGGTTACAATTTAGAATCAATTAAAAGCTTGAAATTAGAAACTAATATAAATGAACATACTGTCTTAAATCTAACAGGCATTTTAAAAAACGAAGTTAAAGATAGTGATATTGCTTCAACGACTAATAATAAAACTATAGAGGTTTATTATGTAGAAAATGAAAGTACAACATTATTTTATGGAATTGTTACTAACATAGAAATAAACGTAAAATTTGACGTATATATGTTAAATATTGAAGCAAAAAGTATGTCATATTTAATGGATATACAATTAAAATCAAAATCTTTTCAAAACATATCAATGACAACTCATACTCTTATAAAGTCTATAATGCAAAATTATAGTGATTCTAACTATATTATTAATATACCTGATGAGGAAGTAGAAGAACTGCTTGTACAATACGAAGAAACAGACTGGGAGTTTTTAAAAAGGATAGCATCTAAATATAATCAAGGCTTATTTCCAGTTATGGAAGGTAAGAAAATACAATTTGTAGTGGCAGTACCAGAACAGTCTAAAGAATTGAAATCAGAAAATGTTAATTATAAAATACGTAAAGATTTAGAACATTATGAATATATGCATCAAAATTATTTACCAGATGCAAGTGAAGTAGATTACATTACTTATGAGATGGAAAGCTATGTGGTATTAAAACTTGGAGATAATATACAATTTCAGGGACAAAATTTTTATGTATATCATGGAAGTTATGAAATAAAAGATGGTACTTTAATTAATAACTATAAATTAAGAATTAAAAATGGATTAAGACAGAAAAGAATATTTAATACAAAAGTTATCGGAAGTTCAATTGATGGGAAAATAATACAAGTTCAAAGTGACTTAGTGAGAATTCATCTAGAAATAGATGAAGTTCAAGATCAAGGAACAGCTTATTGGTTCAAGTTTTCTACTATGTCAGCATCAAGCGATGGTAGTGGATGGTATTGTATGCCAGAGATGGGGGATAGTGTGAAAGTATATTTTCCTACTAAAGATGAAGATGAAGCATTTGCAGTTAGTGCAGTAAGTGGATATGAACAAGGAGTAGGTGAATCAGAAGATAGAATGGGAAATCCAGATAATAAGTATTTGAGAACTACTCATGATAAGCAGGTAAAGCTTACACCTGATGGGATTTTTATTTCCTGTGACAGTGGACAGGCAGACATGAGTCTTACAAGTGATGGAACACTTAGTATTACAAGTCAAAATAACATAGATATTAATGCAGAACAAAACATTAAAATTGAAGCTCAAAAAAGTTTTTTAGTAAGTGCAAAACAAGGCATAAATTTTGCTTGTGACAAAGGTGGAGGCTTAGAATTTGATAATTCAGGAAATATAAAAGAAAAGGGCACAAAAGTTAATAACAATTAA
- a CDS encoding pentapeptide repeat-containing protein, whose protein sequence is MNREESLKEFKEKIVKALGEESIETFEKNFKDNEEKVKGMLINGMRTLINRAKNIKENNSENKIAVFQFELLRINILNESYKILIHGYNSSWYLDPKPIYEEIDLSFLFEPFIKVKEKLIKEKRIYMGKVNNYDIQKMIFELVVKCYKNMSKTIRNWFWNLDEEEWINERVIEDFYIVKWSEYQGRSETLFAMDNREKNIKELLELKEQPEEKLPFVYTVWKNSILEDGVLAKQNMLFINFKGSNLKDIDFSECNIVRGQFKDTEVKRCTLVKCNLIGSSFQNSKIEDSDFSNGNCTGVDFRQAELRYVNFSNSNLKKSNFINAKFKNVSFEGADLEDAVFSAKDIPFINLTSEQLQTIYIDGGEER, encoded by the coding sequence ATGAATAGAGAAGAGTCTTTAAAAGAGTTTAAAGAAAAAATAGTCAAAGCTTTAGGTGAAGAAAGTATAGAAACTTTTGAAAAAAATTTTAAAGATAATGAAGAAAAAGTTAAAGGAATGTTAATAAACGGAATGAGAACCTTAATTAACAGAGCAAAGAACATTAAAGAGAACAATAGTGAAAATAAAATAGCAGTTTTTCAATTTGAACTTCTTAGAATTAATATTTTAAACGAATCTTATAAGATATTAATTCATGGATATAATTCCTCTTGGTATTTGGATCCTAAGCCTATATATGAAGAAATAGATTTAAGTTTTTTATTTGAACCTTTTATTAAAGTTAAGGAAAAATTGATTAAAGAGAAAAGAATTTATATGGGCAAAGTTAATAATTATGACATACAAAAAATGATATTTGAACTTGTAGTGAAATGTTATAAGAATATGTCAAAGACAATAAGGAATTGGTTTTGGAATTTAGATGAAGAGGAATGGATTAACGAAAGGGTAATAGAAGATTTTTATATAGTAAAGTGGAGTGAATATCAAGGAAGAAGTGAAACTCTCTTTGCTATGGACAATAGAGAAAAGAATATAAAAGAACTTTTAGAATTGAAAGAGCAGCCTGAAGAAAAATTACCTTTTGTATACACTGTCTGGAAAAACAGTATTTTAGAAGATGGAGTTTTAGCAAAGCAAAACATGTTATTTATTAATTTTAAAGGCAGCAATCTTAAAGATATAGATTTTTCAGAATGTAACATAGTAAGAGGTCAGTTTAAGGATACAGAAGTAAAAAGATGTACACTTGTGAAATGCAATTTAATAGGGTCATCTTTTCAAAATTCTAAAATCGAAGATTCTGATTTTAGCAATGGAAATTGCACAGGTGTGGATTTTAGGCAAGCAGAACTTAGATATGTAAATTTTTCAAATTCAAATCTTAAAAAGTCTAATTTTATAAATGCAAAGTTTAAAAATGTATCTTTTGAAGGAGCAGATTTAGAAGATGCAGTATTTAGTGCTAAAGATATACCTTTTATTAATTTAACTTCAGAGCAGCTTCAAACTATATATATAGATGGAGGCGAAGAAAGATGA
- a CDS encoding DUF4280 domain-containing protein yields the protein MASENEEKYGVIAGTAINEVEKGVKGTVNSVKQIGTMAQRAGGFALRDATNEWKWLNLSPEEKAAEKEKEKQAAEEAKAEADKADADKAKAEDDEKERIKNLEKSYIVHTAAITCSCALHESYVVVPEGHGEFIHGIPQLNIGDSKPEINIRSFGICKSPQNPSVQENAKKIADEVKNRPKGFTEKVMDFFSKPPAEDVGKDLLEQCVGECTPIIATEWIDGKEDVLVDGKPALLGKCKLTCLYGGEIKLYTSGQRE from the coding sequence ATGGCAAGTGAAAATGAAGAAAAATATGGTGTTATAGCTGGAACAGCAATAAATGAAGTTGAAAAAGGCGTAAAAGGTACAGTTAACTCAGTAAAGCAAATTGGGACCATGGCTCAGAGAGCCGGAGGTTTTGCACTTAGAGATGCTACAAATGAATGGAAATGGCTCAACTTATCACCAGAAGAAAAAGCAGCTGAGAAAGAAAAAGAAAAGCAAGCAGCAGAGGAGGCAAAAGCAGAAGCAGATAAAGCAGACGCAGATAAAGCAAAGGCAGAAGATGATGAAAAGGAAAGGATAAAAAATCTTGAAAAAAGCTATATAGTTCATACAGCAGCTATTACTTGTAGTTGTGCGCTTCATGAAAGTTATGTTGTAGTTCCAGAAGGCCATGGGGAATTTATACATGGAATTCCTCAGTTAAATATAGGAGATAGTAAGCCAGAAATAAATATAAGAAGTTTTGGAATATGTAAAAGTCCTCAAAATCCAAGTGTACAAGAAAATGCTAAAAAAATAGCAGATGAGGTTAAAAATAGACCTAAAGGCTTTACGGAAAAAGTTATGGATTTCTTTTCAAAACCACCAGCTGAAGATGTGGGTAAAGATTTACTAGAACAATGTGTAGGAGAATGTACTCCAATAATAGCTACAGAGTGGATAGATGGAAAAGAAGATGTTCTTGTTGATGGTAAACCTGCATTACTTGGAAAATGTAAACTTACATGTTTATATGGCGGAGAAATTAAATTATATACAAGTGGACAAAGGGAATAA
- a CDS encoding RHS repeat-associated core domain-containing protein: protein MLTYKSLKIEIPYDAVQIEDIDILQPINDHAYLKIKLLIEEGKIIEYINKNVSEEKVTVSRIEDNGEETKLFVGKINKVFMSYEGSVQIMELEAVSYTKDFDIKKNSRTFCNLAMTYQEVITKVLERYSNKAFTDNITNGQAIGEFILQYEESDWEFLKRIASHFNGVLLPEATEDYGRFYFGIPDLNNNKEINIDDYEVVKDIDSFNKLEAMGFEENFLQEYTTWDIVSPIKLMLGEKVLFNKVKCVVAKIHTEVYKEEIRTIYTLGIQRGLRTTYRVNHKIFGMSIPATVKDVKGNNMSVHFEIDSEDEECSNQKYFTYAIESSAWYCMPEKGSQVHIYFPTNEEKEAIAVHAVRIGAGSAKTQNPDIKSFSHTGGSEMKLTPSDMNFSPGGGGVSLNLAQSGDVSLNGQNINLTANENLELGMRDGSGDVPAFRPQNIDISAKSKIEIAKGGIGIQIADETFLKASVIKYEGSIKDPVEIPDEIAHRNDEDADNIEKINNQAKVNMEAKVDEAKSKIGFGVVASVIGAVAVGVGVAVFAAATVATGGLTLAIAGVAVASGVTAMAVGASETSEGLSNYSKSQSGDYSKSYNFMRDTVCGGNEGLYNVVKYGSVMIAGISTALLTGGASLHEMAVTMGKIGLDSGINTGFELLADYADDGKIDNGWESYAESFALNCGLSGGGTTAFNGLNKLEKIKKLECGTLGKIRFGTDVAVDMAGQLATTGDANLTTTLLRKYISNKVCFSDPVDGATGSLYIPATDIVLPDIHEEFKIERKYESVNNRLGLLGIGWTTSFETFVEIEGEKINVLCTDGHVESFYLIEDEWVNDKGGAKIYDLKQENDYWIFKTAFDRKTYKYNRSGKLINITDKHSNKVSLTYIGENIETLTTFSNYKLSFTYKDGKVIEIKDELGRTVQYKYTGNYLTAVIHVDQGITRYTYDEKGYISSITDQNGNTYTKNFFDKKGRVIRQDFPNDDTCKITYDDSEKEVTFYYTKSKRTEKTRFNKEGLITHLFYEDGSTEEYKYDEYQNKIYIKDRNGFETNRVYDEFGNLLKETLANGLITEYIYDKNNNLIQEKDNEDKEISFAYDSIGNLLEKKTKISVGNWTTESYKYDSYGRILSKTDGNGNNSKYEYQNASNLEGKQEKDPVRVITNSGYVYSYTYDKVGRNTEIQTDYGTIEFAYNNLNFVAKIKDANGNVTIKNYDNMGNLTSIYTPNACFNGGMSEESYRYTYDHMDRLISIKNPVGIIEKNIRDSEGNIIKEINPNYYNYETYDGIGIEYEYDKDNRKIKTIYPDGGIERFFYDSNGNVIKHISPEYYNEETDDGLGYSYTYDSMNRLNSIINEKGIVEKTFEYDLHGNIIKEIDCEGNSILFKYDLLGNLIEKRVPVEKDIYGKIRYNLTCYDYDRNSNKILEKHGTAVVSEKGICSSYHEIYFKYDKENRLIEVKDKYGAKARYKYDCLNKKTFESFKINDSTTKAIHYIYDKVGNLIQKKEEINGSFVAPETKGRNVWAITNYEYDKNGNITKIITPKGFEIERVYDKADRLIEQHEKDEANGIFRSYVYKYDKANNITSLSEYSGEEAKLIRSKYISENDYRVHWSERYENKKENERLFSRLDFEEDKKKKSYVYDSQSRLTNFINFSGNTTRLFYDKNDRIIKQVLPEQYDEGADDGVGTTYFYNLKGQVIEVKNALGETITKNTYDPKGNLKTSIDGENNKVEYTYTMLGQIKDIVTPNSRKENKAAQSYKYDARGNITGITDGNGNETSYILDDWGRIIQITTPEGGVEKYTYDYAGNITSTTDANGGTIEYIYNSLGQVCEIKDQAGNSEYFYYDNEGNLTKHVDRNQNHVDRIYNLDRNIVSVKAYQVDEEAIALEAKKAEEAKQKELEKAEIKSEEGFITTPLSQKHRRRSFTERQKEKQEKQKTEELEENNSKIEIIENPNKNKLEVVDQTFKYNPDGTLKNAYTGNMQYEYAYNIEGLLESKSASGRTLLSYTYDKNQNIKMIKDITGKSSVYSYDEVDRVKLIQDDKDVTLATYDYYKNDSIKSVTVGNGLKTDYTYDGDGNVQSLVTITSTGEVLVDYNYAYDLNGNRLQKVSSKHKNFYSYDSMNRLVDSSYDGRCESFTYDKVGNRLTKTTNDITEKYLYNAKNQLKELHNNYGINHFTYDKQGNTIKEETSTGNNIFEYNTLNQQVKAITKEGNTLVSRYDAQGLRAEIEENEKLTKFIFHKDNVLVEADKDWNVVSRFTRGYEVVAADITEVNNHSDLDFSSNINRFYYTTDEQGSTVFISDRNQQVKNEYRYDAFGNVLESKEQVHNRITYTGQQFDRITQQYYLRARFYNPVVGRFTQEDIYRGDGLNLYAYCGNNPVRYYDPSGYVFLDNLLYDSSEDITIRTKITPSEEATYGYWTGERGNSNFVFTNTENKALHNRVEKLMNQHNRNYIPYRDGQVDFDHLAVFTVDVEVSSDRKITHPRTNEEIAKQIVAYNGDYSKMYDENVMGIASGSQKSQETAKSIIESVQKTAGNKALSENARIFAVNKEIKKKQKEFKQTIHEENLVTGMGKNKTQWVDTDINNQFGHLGGTSDAKRQELEKSMCKSK, encoded by the coding sequence ATGCTGACATATAAAAGTCTAAAAATAGAGATACCTTATGATGCAGTTCAAATTGAAGATATAGATATATTACAACCTATAAATGATCATGCATATTTAAAGATTAAACTTTTGATAGAAGAAGGAAAAATAATAGAATATATAAATAAAAATGTTAGCGAAGAAAAAGTGACTGTATCTAGAATTGAAGATAACGGTGAAGAAACTAAATTATTTGTAGGAAAGATAAATAAAGTTTTTATGTCATATGAAGGCAGCGTTCAAATTATGGAACTAGAAGCTGTTTCATATACAAAAGATTTTGATATTAAGAAAAATAGCAGAACTTTTTGTAATTTAGCAATGACTTATCAAGAAGTTATAACAAAGGTTTTAGAAAGGTATAGTAATAAAGCATTTACAGACAACATAACGAACGGACAAGCAATAGGAGAATTTATTCTTCAATATGAAGAAAGTGATTGGGAATTTTTAAAGAGAATAGCTAGTCATTTTAATGGTGTACTACTTCCAGAAGCTACTGAAGATTATGGAAGATTTTATTTTGGAATACCGGATTTAAATAACAATAAAGAGATAAACATAGATGATTATGAAGTAGTAAAGGATATAGATAGCTTTAATAAGTTAGAAGCTATGGGCTTTGAAGAAAATTTTCTTCAGGAATATACAACTTGGGATATTGTAAGTCCAATTAAATTAATGCTTGGTGAGAAAGTTTTATTTAATAAAGTTAAATGTGTAGTAGCAAAAATTCATACTGAAGTATATAAGGAAGAAATTAGAACAATATATACTTTAGGGATTCAAAGAGGGCTTAGAACCACCTATAGAGTAAATCACAAGATTTTTGGAATGAGTATTCCTGCAACAGTTAAAGATGTAAAAGGAAATAATATGAGTGTTCACTTTGAAATAGATTCAGAAGATGAAGAGTGCTCAAATCAAAAGTACTTTACATATGCAATAGAAAGTAGTGCATGGTACTGTATGCCAGAGAAGGGAAGCCAAGTTCATATATACTTTCCAACTAATGAAGAAAAAGAAGCAATTGCAGTTCATGCAGTAAGAATTGGAGCAGGTTCAGCTAAAACTCAAAATCCTGATATTAAGTCATTTTCTCATACAGGTGGAAGTGAAATGAAACTAACACCAAGTGATATGAATTTTTCACCAGGAGGTGGTGGAGTAAGTTTAAACTTAGCTCAATCAGGGGATGTCTCTTTAAATGGACAAAATATAAATCTTACAGCTAATGAAAACTTAGAGCTTGGAATGAGAGATGGAAGTGGAGATGTGCCGGCTTTTAGGCCACAAAATATAGATATTTCGGCTAAGAGTAAAATAGAAATAGCAAAGGGTGGTATTGGGATTCAAATTGCTGATGAGACATTTTTAAAGGCATCTGTAATTAAATACGAAGGAAGTATTAAGGATCCAGTAGAAATACCAGATGAAATAGCTCATAGGAATGATGAGGATGCAGATAATATAGAAAAAATAAATAACCAAGCTAAAGTAAATATGGAAGCAAAAGTTGATGAAGCTAAAAGTAAAATTGGTTTTGGAGTAGTTGCTTCAGTAATTGGAGCAGTTGCAGTTGGAGTTGGGGTTGCCGTATTTGCAGCAGCTACAGTTGCAACGGGAGGGTTAACTCTTGCTATAGCTGGAGTTGCAGTGGCATCTGGTGTTACAGCTATGGCAGTAGGTGCATCTGAAACCAGTGAGGGGCTGTCGAATTATAGTAAATCCCAGAGTGGTGATTACTCGAAATCCTATAATTTTATGCGGGATACTGTCTGTGGTGGAAATGAAGGTCTTTATAATGTTGTAAAATATGGATCTGTTATGATTGCAGGAATAAGTACTGCATTGTTAACAGGTGGAGCATCTTTACATGAAATGGCAGTTACAATGGGGAAAATAGGACTTGATTCAGGCATAAATACAGGATTCGAATTACTTGCAGATTACGCAGATGATGGAAAGATTGATAATGGTTGGGAAAGTTATGCTGAATCGTTTGCTTTAAATTGTGGATTAAGCGGTGGAGGTACAACTGCATTTAACGGGTTGAATAAGCTGGAAAAAATTAAGAAGTTGGAATGCGGAACATTAGGCAAGATAAGGTTTGGAACAGATGTTGCAGTAGATATGGCAGGGCAGCTGGCAACTACAGGTGATGCAAATTTAACAACTACTCTTTTAAGGAAATATATAAGCAATAAAGTATGTTTTTCTGACCCAGTAGATGGAGCAACAGGAAGTTTGTATATTCCAGCAACAGATATAGTACTACCAGATATTCATGAAGAATTTAAGATCGAAAGAAAATATGAATCAGTAAATAATAGATTAGGACTTCTTGGTATTGGATGGACAACAAGTTTTGAAACTTTCGTTGAAATTGAAGGTGAAAAAATAAATGTACTTTGCACCGATGGTCATGTAGAAAGCTTTTATTTAATTGAAGATGAATGGGTAAATGATAAAGGCGGAGCTAAGATTTATGATTTAAAACAAGAAAATGATTATTGGATATTTAAAACTGCTTTTGATAGGAAAACTTATAAGTACAATAGATCAGGAAAGTTAATAAATATAACTGATAAGCATAGTAATAAAGTTTCATTAACTTATATAGGAGAAAATATTGAAACTTTAACAACATTCTCAAATTATAAATTATCATTTACTTATAAAGATGGAAAAGTAATTGAAATAAAAGATGAGCTTGGAAGAACAGTTCAATATAAATATACTGGAAATTATTTAACAGCTGTTATCCATGTTGATCAAGGAATAACAAGATATACCTACGATGAAAAAGGATATATAAGCAGCATAACAGACCAAAATGGAAATACTTATACGAAAAATTTCTTTGATAAAAAAGGAAGAGTAATCCGTCAGGACTTCCCAAATGATGATACATGTAAAATAACTTATGATGATTCAGAAAAAGAAGTAACATTCTATTATACTAAGAGTAAACGAACAGAAAAAACAAGATTTAATAAAGAGGGTTTAATTACACATTTATTTTATGAAGATGGAAGTACAGAAGAATATAAATATGATGAATATCAAAATAAGATTTATATAAAGGATAGAAATGGATTTGAAACAAATAGAGTTTATGATGAATTTGGTAATTTATTAAAGGAAACTTTAGCAAATGGACTAATAACAGAATATATATATGATAAAAATAATAATTTAATTCAAGAAAAAGATAATGAGGATAAGGAAATTAGTTTTGCTTATGACAGCATTGGTAATTTATTAGAGAAGAAAACAAAGATTTCAGTTGGAAATTGGACAACTGAAAGTTATAAATATGATTCATATGGAAGAATTTTAAGTAAAACAGATGGTAATGGAAATAATTCGAAATATGAATACCAAAATGCAAGCAACTTAGAAGGAAAGCAAGAAAAAGATCCAGTAAGAGTAATAACAAATAGTGGATATGTATATTCATATACATATGATAAAGTAGGCAGAAATACTGAAATACAAACAGATTATGGAACAATAGAATTTGCATATAACAATTTAAATTTTGTAGCAAAAATTAAAGATGCAAATGGAAATGTAACAATAAAAAATTATGATAACATGGGTAATTTAACAAGTATTTATACACCAAATGCATGTTTTAATGGAGGTATGTCAGAAGAAAGTTACAGATATACCTACGATCATATGGATAGGCTCATAAGCATAAAAAATCCAGTTGGAATAATAGAAAAAAACATAAGAGACAGCGAAGGAAATATTATAAAAGAAATAAATCCTAATTATTATAATTATGAAACTTACGATGGTATAGGCATAGAGTATGAATATGATAAGGATAATCGAAAAATAAAAACTATTTATCCAGATGGAGGAATAGAAAGATTCTTCTATGATTCAAATGGAAATGTTATAAAGCATATAAGTCCAGAATACTACAACGAAGAAACTGATGATGGTTTAGGTTATAGTTATACTTATGATTCTATGAATAGACTTAATTCTATAATAAATGAAAAAGGAATTGTAGAAAAGACTTTTGAATATGACTTGCATGGAAATATCATAAAAGAGATAGATTGTGAAGGAAATAGTATTTTATTTAAATATGATTTGCTTGGTAATTTAATTGAAAAGAGAGTCCCAGTTGAAAAAGATATTTATGGAAAGATTAGATACAATTTAACTTGCTATGATTATGATAGAAATAGTAATAAAATTTTAGAAAAGCATGGAACAGCAGTAGTATCTGAAAAAGGAATCTGTAGCAGTTATCATGAAATTTATTTTAAATATGATAAAGAAAACAGGCTTATAGAAGTTAAAGATAAATACGGAGCGAAAGCACGATATAAATATGACTGTTTAAATAAAAAGACTTTTGAAAGCTTTAAGATTAATGATTCAACAACAAAAGCAATTCATTATATTTATGATAAAGTAGGAAATTTAATTCAAAAGAAGGAAGAAATAAATGGAAGCTTTGTAGCACCAGAAACAAAGGGCAGAAATGTATGGGCTATAACAAACTATGAGTATGATAAAAATGGAAATATAACAAAAATTATAACTCCAAAAGGCTTTGAAATAGAAAGGGTTTATGATAAAGCTGATAGGCTAATTGAGCAACATGAAAAAGATGAAGCTAATGGAATTTTTAGAAGTTATGTTTATAAGTATGATAAAGCAAATAATATAACAAGCCTAAGTGAATATTCTGGAGAAGAAGCAAAGCTTATAAGAAGTAAATATATAAGCGAAAATGATTATAGAGTACATTGGTCTGAGAGATATGAAAATAAAAAAGAAAATGAAAGGTTATTTAGCAGGTTAGATTTTGAGGAAGATAAAAAGAAAAAATCTTATGTTTATGATTCACAAAGCAGACTTACTAATTTTATAAATTTCTCAGGAAATACAACAAGGCTATTTTATGACAAAAACGACCGAATTATAAAGCAGGTATTACCAGAGCAATATGATGAAGGCGCAGATGACGGAGTAGGAACAACTTATTTTTATAACTTAAAAGGACAAGTTATTGAAGTTAAAAATGCTTTGGGAGAAACAATAACTAAAAATACTTATGACCCTAAAGGAAATCTTAAAACTTCAATAGATGGGGAAAATAATAAAGTAGAATACACTTATACAATGCTTGGGCAAATAAAAGACATTGTGACTCCAAACTCAAGAAAAGAAAATAAAGCAGCTCAAAGCTATAAGTATGATGCAAGAGGAAACATTACAGGAATAACAGATGGTAATGGAAATGAAACAAGTTATATTTTAGATGACTGGGGAAGAATAATTCAAATAACAACACCAGAAGGCGGAGTTGAAAAATATACCTATGACTACGCAGGAAATATAACAAGTACAACAGATGCTAATGGTGGAACAATAGAGTATATCTATAACAGTTTAGGACAAGTATGTGAAATAAAAGATCAAGCAGGAAATAGTGAATATTTTTATTATGATAACGAAGGAAATCTAACAAAACATGTTGATAGAAATCAAAATCATGTGGATAGAATTTATAATTTAGATAGAAATATAGTTTCAGTAAAAGCTTATCAAGTTGATGAAGAAGCAATAGCTTTAGAAGCAAAAAAAGCTGAAGAAGCTAAACAAAAAGAATTAGAAAAAGCTGAAATAAAATCAGAAGAAGGCTTTATAACTACGCCATTAAGCCAGAAACATAGAAGAAGAAGCTTCACGGAAAGACAAAAAGAGAAACAAGAAAAACAAAAAACAGAAGAATTAGAAGAAAATAATTCTAAAATAGAAATAATAGAAAATCCAAATAAAAATAAACTAGAAGTAGTAGATCAAACATTCAAATATAATCCAGATGGTACTTTAAAGAATGCATATACAGGAAATATGCAGTATGAATATGCTTATAATATTGAAGGATTATTAGAATCTAAGAGTGCTTCAGGAAGAACTCTTTTAAGCTATACTTATGATAAAAACCAAAATATAAAAATGATCAAAGATATTACAGGAAAAAGCAGTGTTTATAGTTATGATGAAGTTGATAGAGTTAAGCTAATTCAAGATGATAAAGATGTTACGTTGGCAACTTACGATTATTATAAAAATGATAGCATAAAATCTGTTACTGTTGGAAATGGATTAAAGACAGATTATACTTATGATGGTGATGGCAATGTACAAAGCTTAGTTACAATAACATCAACAGGTGAAGTTCTAGTAGATTATAACTATGCCTATGACTTGAATGGAAACAGGCTTCAAAAAGTAAGTTCAAAGCATAAGAATTTCTATAGTTATGACTCGATGAATCGCCTTGTTGATTCAAGCTACGATGGTCGATGTGAAAGTTTCACTTATGATAAGGTAGGCAACAGATTAACTAAAACTACAAATGATATTACAGAAAAATATCTTTATAACGCGAAGAACCAATTAAAGGAATTACACAATAATTATGGAATAAACCACTTTACTTATGATAAACAAGGAAATACAATAAAAGAAGAAACTTCAACTGGAAATAATATCTTTGAGTACAATACTTTAAATCAACAAGTAAAGGCTATAACTAAAGAGGGAAATACTTTAGTTAGTAGGTATGATGCGCAAGGGTTAAGAGCAGAAATTGAGGAAAATGAAAAGTTAACTAAATTTATTTTCCATAAGGATAATGTTTTGGTTGAGGCTGATAAAGATTGGAATGTTGTTTCTAGGTTTACTAGAGGATATGAAGTTGTTGCTGCTGATATTACAGAAGTAAATAATCATTCAGATTTAGACTTTAGCTCAAATATAAATAGATTCTATTATACAACTGATGAACAAGGTAGTACAGTATTTATTAGTGATAGAAATCAGCAAGTAAAAAATGAATACAGGTATGACGCTTTTGGAAATGTTCTTGAAAGTAAGGAACAGGTTCATAATAGGATAACTTATACTGGGCAGCAGTTTGATCGCATAACTCAGCAGTATTATTTGAGGGCTAGGTTTTATAATCCTGTTGTCGGTAGATTTACTCAAGAGGATATTTATAGGGGCGATGGGCTAAATCTTTATGCTTATTGTGGGAATAATCCTGTTAGATATTATGATCCATCTGGTTATGTATTTTTAGATAATTTGTTGTATGATTCCTCAGAAGATATTACTATACGTACAAAGATAACACCAAGTGAAGAAGCAACATATGGTTATTGGACAGGAGAAAGAGGTAATTCTAATTTTGTGTTTACAAATACTGAGAATAAAGCTTTACACAATAGAGTAGAAAAATTGATGAATCAACATAATAGGAATTATATTCCATATAGGGATGGGCAAGTAGATTTTGATCATTTGGCTGTATTTACAGTAGATGTAGAAGTTTCTTCTGACAGAAAAATAACTCACCCAAGAACTAATGAGGAAATTGCTAAACAGATTGTGGCGTATAATGGTGATTATAGCAAGATGTATGATGAAAATGTAATGGGAATTGCTAGTGGTTCACAAAAATCTCAAGAAACTGCAAAAAGTATTATTGAATCAGTTCAAAAAACTGCTGGTAATAAAGCTTTATCCGAAAATGCACGAATATTTGCTGTAAACAAAGAGATAAAGAAAAAACAAAAAGAGTTTAAGCAGACTATTCATGAAGAAAATTTGGTAACAGGAATGGGAAAAAATAAAACTCAATGGGTTGACACTGATATAAATAACCAATTTGGGCATTTGGGTGGAACATCCGATGCAAAAAGACAGGAATTAGAAAAGAGTATGTGTAAGAGCAAATAA